A genomic stretch from Coriobacteriia bacterium includes:
- a CDS encoding alcohol dehydrogenase catalytic domain-containing protein encodes MQALWLEDRQLSMRDVAMPDAAAAGEALIRVRLSGICGTDLELVRGYYPYSGVLGHEFVGEVVDAPDPAWVGARVVGEINDACGTCETCRAGRPTHCEGRTVLGISARDGVHAEFVRLPLANLHRVPNSVSDDAAVFTEPLAAAVEIVTQVHIAPTDRVLLVGAGRLGQLVAQVLALTGAELHVAARHQLQRDLLHARGIATIVEGDIAPRSYDVVVEATGSPSGLGMARAALRPCGTLVLKSTYAGDVTLNLSPFVVDEITIVGSRCGPFAPAIRLLERGDVDPTQLIAQRYPLANGLEAMSLAAERGVMKVLLEP; translated from the coding sequence ATGCAGGCGCTTTGGCTCGAGGACCGGCAGCTTTCGATGCGCGATGTTGCGATGCCTGACGCGGCTGCGGCCGGCGAGGCGCTGATCCGAGTGCGGCTCTCGGGCATCTGCGGCACCGACCTGGAGCTCGTTCGCGGCTACTACCCCTACAGCGGTGTGCTCGGCCACGAGTTCGTCGGCGAGGTCGTTGACGCTCCAGACCCGGCGTGGGTCGGCGCGCGCGTTGTCGGCGAGATCAACGACGCGTGCGGCACGTGCGAAACCTGCCGAGCAGGCCGCCCGACGCACTGCGAGGGTCGCACCGTCCTGGGGATATCGGCACGCGACGGCGTTCACGCCGAGTTCGTGCGCCTACCACTGGCCAACCTACACCGCGTCCCTAACTCGGTCAGCGACGATGCCGCCGTCTTCACCGAGCCGCTCGCCGCGGCAGTCGAGATCGTGACGCAGGTCCACATCGCACCCACGGATCGCGTGCTCTTGGTGGGCGCGGGACGGCTCGGCCAGCTGGTCGCGCAGGTGCTCGCTCTGACTGGCGCCGAGTTGCACGTCGCGGCGCGCCACCAACTCCAGCGCGATCTGCTGCACGCCCGCGGCATCGCCACAATCGTCGAGGGCGACATCGCGCCCCGCAGCTACGACGTGGTAGTGGAAGCGACAGGCTCTCCAAGCGGGTTGGGCATGGCTCGCGCGGCTCTACGACCGTGCGGCACGCTCGTCCTCAAGTCGACCTACGCGGGCGATGTCACCCTGAACCTCTCGCCGTTCGTGGTCGACGAGATCACGATCGTGGGCTCACGCTGCGGCCCGTTCGCGCCCGCAATACGCCTGCTTGAGCGTGGCGATGTCGACCCCACGCAGCTGATTGCGCAGCGGTATCCGCTCGCCAACGGCCTCGAAGCGATGAGCCTCGCGGCTGAGCGCGGCGTCATGAAGGTGCTGCTGGAGCCGTAG